The Strigops habroptila isolate Jane chromosome 13, bStrHab1.2.pri, whole genome shotgun sequence genome contains a region encoding:
- the SRC gene encoding proto-oncogene tyrosine-protein kinase Src isoform X2 — MGSSKSKPKDPSQRRRSLEPTDNTHHGGYPASQTPSKAAAPDAHRTPSRSFGTMAAESKLFGGFNTSDTVTSPQRAGALAGGVTTFVALYDYESRTETDLSFKKGERLQIVNNTEGDWWLAHSLTTGQTGYIPSNYVAPSDSIQAEEWYFGKITRRESERLLLNPENPRGTFLVRESETTKGAYCLSVSDFDNAKGLNVKHYKIRKLDSGGFYITSRTQFNSLQQLVAYYSKHADGLCHRLTNVCPTSKPQTQGLAKDAWEIPRESLRLEVKLGQGCFGEVWMGTWNGTTRVAIKTLKPGTMSPEAFLQEAQVMKKLRHEKLVQLYAVVSEEPIYIVTEYMSKGSLLDFLKGEMGKYLRLPQLVDMAAQIASGMAYVERMNYVHRDLRAANILVGENLVCKVADFGLARLIEDNEYTARQGAKFPIKWTAPEAALYGRFTIKSDVWSFGILLTELTTKGRVPYPGMVNREVLDQVERGYRMPCPPECPESLHDLMCQCWRKDPEERPTFEYLQAFLEDYFTSTEPQYQPGENL, encoded by the exons ATGGGGAGCAGCAAGAGCAAGCCCAAAGACCCCAGCCAGCGCCGGCGCAGCCTAGAGCCCACCGACAACACCCACCATGGGGGTTACCCAGCCTCACAGACCCCCAGCAAGGCGGCTGCTCCCGATGCCCATCGCACACCCAGCCGCTCCTTTGGGACCATGGCTGCCGAGTCCAAGCTCTTTGGGGGCTTCAACACCTCCGACACGGTCACCTCACCGCAGCGTGCCGGGGCGCTGGCGG GTGGAGTCACCACCTTCGTGGCCCTGTATGACTATGAGTCCCGGACCGAAACGGACTTGTCCTTCAAGAAGGGAGAGCGCCTGCAGATTGTCAACAACAC GGAAGGTGACTGGTGGCTGGCTCATTCCCTCACTACAGGACAGACGGGCTACATCCCCAGTAACTATGTCGCACCCTCAGACTCCATCCAGGCTGAAGA GTGGTACTTTGGGAAGATCACTCGCCGCGAGTCCGAGCGGCTGCTGCTGAACCCCGAAAACCCCCGAGGAACCTTCCTGGTGCGGGAGAGCGAGACCACGAAAG GTGCCTATTGCCTCTCTGTCTCTGACTTCGACAACGCCAAGGGGCTCAACGTGAAGCACTACAAGATCCGCAAGCTGGACAGTGGTGGCTTCTACATCACCTCCCGCACCCAGTTcaacagcctgcagcagctcgTGGCCTATTACTCCA AACACGCCGACGGCTTGTGCCATCGTCTCACCAATGTCTGCCCCACTTCCAAGCCGCAGACCCAAGGCCTTGCCAAGGATGCCTGGGAAATCCCCCGGGAATCGCTGCGGCTGGAGGTCAAGCTGGGACAGGGCTGCTTCGGAGAGGTGTGGATGG GGACCTGGAACGGCACCACCCGGGTGGCGATCAAGACGCTGAAGCCTGGCACCATGTCCCCAGAGGCCTTCCTGCAGGAAGCCCAGGTCATGAAGAAGCTCCGGCATGAGAAGCTGGTTCAGCTCTATGCCGTGGTTTCAGAGGAGCCCATTTACATTGTCACTGAGTACATGAGCAAGG GGAGCCTCCTGGACTTCCTGAAGGGTGAGATGGGCAAGTACCTGCGGCTGCCCCAGCTCGTGGATATGGCGGCTCAG ATTGCATCTGGCATGGCCTACGTGGAGAGGATGAACTATGTCCACCGGGATCTGCGGGCGGCCAACATCCTCGTGGGGGAGAACCTGGTGTGCAAAGTGGCCGACTTTGGCTTGGCGCGGCTCATCGAGGACAATGAGTACACTGCTCGGCAAG GTGCCAAGTTCCCCATCAAGTGGACAGCCCCCGAAGCTGCTCTGTACGGCAGGTTTACTATCAAGTCGGACGTCTGGTCCTTTGGCATCCTCTTGACTGAGCTGACAACCAAGGGCAGAGTGCCATACCCAG GGATGGTGAACCGGGAGGTGCTGGACCAGGTAGAGCGGGGGTACCGCATGCCCTGCCCGCCCGAGTGCCCTGAGTCCCTGCACGACCTCATGTGCCAGTGCTGGCGGAAGGACCCAGAGGAGCGACCCACCTTTGAGTACCTGCAGGCTTTCCTGGAGGACTACTTCACCTCGACAGAGCCCCAGTACCAGCCCGGCGAGAACCTATAG
- the SRC gene encoding proto-oncogene tyrosine-protein kinase Src isoform X1, producing the protein MGSSKSKPKDPSQRRRSLEPTDNTHHGGYPASQTPSKAAAPDAHRTPSRSFGTMAAESKLFGGFNTSDTVTSPQRAGALAGGVTTFVALYDYESRTETDLSFKKGERLQIVNNTRKVDVREGDWWLAHSLTTGQTGYIPSNYVAPSDSIQAEEWYFGKITRRESERLLLNPENPRGTFLVRESETTKGAYCLSVSDFDNAKGLNVKHYKIRKLDSGGFYITSRTQFNSLQQLVAYYSKHADGLCHRLTNVCPTSKPQTQGLAKDAWEIPRESLRLEVKLGQGCFGEVWMGTWNGTTRVAIKTLKPGTMSPEAFLQEAQVMKKLRHEKLVQLYAVVSEEPIYIVTEYMSKGSLLDFLKGEMGKYLRLPQLVDMAAQIASGMAYVERMNYVHRDLRAANILVGENLVCKVADFGLARLIEDNEYTARQGAKFPIKWTAPEAALYGRFTIKSDVWSFGILLTELTTKGRVPYPGMVNREVLDQVERGYRMPCPPECPESLHDLMCQCWRKDPEERPTFEYLQAFLEDYFTSTEPQYQPGENL; encoded by the exons ATGGGGAGCAGCAAGAGCAAGCCCAAAGACCCCAGCCAGCGCCGGCGCAGCCTAGAGCCCACCGACAACACCCACCATGGGGGTTACCCAGCCTCACAGACCCCCAGCAAGGCGGCTGCTCCCGATGCCCATCGCACACCCAGCCGCTCCTTTGGGACCATGGCTGCCGAGTCCAAGCTCTTTGGGGGCTTCAACACCTCCGACACGGTCACCTCACCGCAGCGTGCCGGGGCGCTGGCGG GTGGAGTCACCACCTTCGTGGCCCTGTATGACTATGAGTCCCGGACCGAAACGGACTTGTCCTTCAAGAAGGGAGAGCGCCTGCAGATTGTCAACAACAC GAGAAAAGTGGATGTCAG GGAAGGTGACTGGTGGCTGGCTCATTCCCTCACTACAGGACAGACGGGCTACATCCCCAGTAACTATGTCGCACCCTCAGACTCCATCCAGGCTGAAGA GTGGTACTTTGGGAAGATCACTCGCCGCGAGTCCGAGCGGCTGCTGCTGAACCCCGAAAACCCCCGAGGAACCTTCCTGGTGCGGGAGAGCGAGACCACGAAAG GTGCCTATTGCCTCTCTGTCTCTGACTTCGACAACGCCAAGGGGCTCAACGTGAAGCACTACAAGATCCGCAAGCTGGACAGTGGTGGCTTCTACATCACCTCCCGCACCCAGTTcaacagcctgcagcagctcgTGGCCTATTACTCCA AACACGCCGACGGCTTGTGCCATCGTCTCACCAATGTCTGCCCCACTTCCAAGCCGCAGACCCAAGGCCTTGCCAAGGATGCCTGGGAAATCCCCCGGGAATCGCTGCGGCTGGAGGTCAAGCTGGGACAGGGCTGCTTCGGAGAGGTGTGGATGG GGACCTGGAACGGCACCACCCGGGTGGCGATCAAGACGCTGAAGCCTGGCACCATGTCCCCAGAGGCCTTCCTGCAGGAAGCCCAGGTCATGAAGAAGCTCCGGCATGAGAAGCTGGTTCAGCTCTATGCCGTGGTTTCAGAGGAGCCCATTTACATTGTCACTGAGTACATGAGCAAGG GGAGCCTCCTGGACTTCCTGAAGGGTGAGATGGGCAAGTACCTGCGGCTGCCCCAGCTCGTGGATATGGCGGCTCAG ATTGCATCTGGCATGGCCTACGTGGAGAGGATGAACTATGTCCACCGGGATCTGCGGGCGGCCAACATCCTCGTGGGGGAGAACCTGGTGTGCAAAGTGGCCGACTTTGGCTTGGCGCGGCTCATCGAGGACAATGAGTACACTGCTCGGCAAG GTGCCAAGTTCCCCATCAAGTGGACAGCCCCCGAAGCTGCTCTGTACGGCAGGTTTACTATCAAGTCGGACGTCTGGTCCTTTGGCATCCTCTTGACTGAGCTGACAACCAAGGGCAGAGTGCCATACCCAG GGATGGTGAACCGGGAGGTGCTGGACCAGGTAGAGCGGGGGTACCGCATGCCCTGCCCGCCCGAGTGCCCTGAGTCCCTGCACGACCTCATGTGCCAGTGCTGGCGGAAGGACCCAGAGGAGCGACCCACCTTTGAGTACCTGCAGGCTTTCCTGGAGGACTACTTCACCTCGACAGAGCCCCAGTACCAGCCCGGCGAGAACCTATAG